The sequence CTTTAACACTCGCATGCAAAACGAGAGTGATGTAACATCGCTGCGGGACGTTCAGAAGGCTTGCGAGGCGTTCATTAAAGGACGCAAGTGCGGTCAACTTCTCACAACTCAACTCAGAAGAAGTGTACAAAGGCGCATTGTGAGCTGGGCGGGAGCCTTGGCGCTCCGATCCTCAGCTCCAGAAGCTTCCAGAGATGTGGAACGtgacctctctggcagggaaggagcctctGAGTTGGTGAGAGAAGTTGAAAGGTGCCGACTACATCAAGTCAGGCTCGCCTTGAGGCGCAGCTTGGGCTCTGGAAACATCCTCTTGGAGGGGGTCgaactctcttccactctggagtttccTATTGACAGCTGCTGaccaggtgtgggcatacttaatCAGCCTCCACCAAGTTCTCAGTCATCCACATGACTACAATTGACACCGAACAATGAGACTGAAACACTAATGCTTACTTCCTATGTCAATGAACAGTCATTGTTTACTGTCATATGGAAGTTCACATCACCGACGTTGGTACATTGATCCACAAAACTCGGCCATTTGCATCTGTCACTATTACTAAGGTCCCACGCGATTTACTGCATCATTATCCGTTACATTGATCCTGATCCAAGTACAATTTAAGAATCCTCGTTAAAAAGTAGTAGCGTTAGCAAAGTGACCTGATTGGGTCAATGATTGTGTTGAACACGCAAAAACATACACCAAAAATGTGAGCAAGAAAACGCAACCACTCACTTTGCTTGCATCGGACTCTTCCATGTTATAGAGGGCGGAGCTTGTCTCTTTTGGTccagtctctttttttcttttagtccattgtgtaaaaaaacaaaaccaaactaaaCAATGCCACCGCCTTACATCACCTCTGCTGTCTGATTCTTCCGAGCGCATTGACTCAGGCGTATTGTTGTTGACGCGGAACTTAAGTGTCACCTTGCCGGCCGCGGTAGTAGACGCTCCAATCTGATTACGCCATTCGAGATGACCTCACGGCCCACATGCGGCAAAGGATACTGGATTAGTTAATTAGCGTGGACGCAAATGCAGCTTAAATCCAATATAGCACAGCACTATTACCAGTTCACTGCTCTGTTGTATGGTCCATTATTAATGGATGTCAAGGAACTCAAAGAACTTAGAGGAAAAACCTAAAATGTGGGGAAAATTTGGAGCTATTGTTACAGCAAGTGTCTCTCAATGCATCACAttacttttaaattattttcagtAGAATAACTGTGCAATCCAATACTGTACACTATAGTTTTAACATACCAACCAGCACCgaatgattaataataatatagttaTGATTAATCATTATAATActgatgtcatgttttggttaggtagggttgtttttttttgtttttttttgtattatctccatgttgtcttttgtctggtTTGTCTCCCTTGTCTCATTAGCGTTAACCTTGttcacctgcgtgtgtcttcccttcccagtatatGTGACCAATCAGTGGCCTCAGCCTATTATGTTTCCCACGTGTCTTGTtattgtctcgttagtgttggtgtatttagtcagtggtgtttgtttgtttgtgttatttgccgtcaagtcgagtttcccacgtcaagtcaagtttccccaaGTCAACTCGAGTTTCACCACGTCAAGTCGAGTTTCACCACGTAAAGTCTAGTTTCCTCACGTCAAGTCCAGTTTCCCAACATCAAGTCCAGTTTCCCCACGTCGAGTTTCCCCAAGTCAAGTCTAGTTTCCCCACgccaagtcgagtttccccacgtcaagtCGAGTTTCACCACGTCAAGTCGAGTTTCCCAACAtcaagtcgagtttccccacgtcgagtttccccacgtcaagtcgagtttccccacgccaagtcgagtttccccacgtcaagtCGAGTTTCACCACgtcaagtcgagtttccccacgtcaagtcgagtttcccaacatcaagtcgagtttccccacgtcgaGTTTCCCCACGCCAAGCCGAGTTTCCCCAGgtcaagtcgagtttccccaagtcaagtcaagtatcCCCACGTCCCAGGCAAGTTTCatcacgtcccagccaagtcttccacgtccctgccaagtcttccacatCCCTGACAAGTCACCCCTTGTCTCTGCCAAGTCAAGTCGCCCTACATTCAGTCCAGTCAGGGCGACCAGTCCGCTCTCGTCCTGCCCCATCATGGCTACCTGCTTCCCCTTGCCCGGCCGGTCTggtcttggcgaccagtcctctcacATCCCGTCCTGTCTATTACTTGTTTATGGTCAAAGTTGCTCTCATTCCTGTCTGGCTCACTGCCATATTTCCCTGCGTTTGGGTCCACCCACATCGACACCCCCATTCGTGACAGCTTATCCTGTTGAGTTGTAGCGAGCCAGTTGTTCCCAGTTGACATCGGGTGAAAGACAGACTACACtttggattggtcgccagtcaattacAGGTCATATTGTATATAAAAACAGACAACTATTCTCAATCACAGTCTTATCATCACCTAGTGGGAACTTAACCAACGTGGTCTGTAAAAGGAAGTCAGGCAAATGTACCAGCACATCATCAGTGGCATATTGTAATTTTCATGAATTCATCCTGTGTGGCTTTTAGGGATACTCTTGGTGAAGAGATGAtaggagaagaaaaaataaacagaGGAAGTCAGTGTGAAGTAAGCGCACTCATATTCTAAACAGAAAAGCCTATGCGGGTGCGGCAAGTACTTTTGTCTTCTGTTTTGACAGATAATAGTGCTGGAACGAGGTCCGGGTCACAAATCTCTTTCAGGTTCTGAATAATTGACGTTATTCGTTAATAAAGATTAATAGATATAGTTTTTGATAACTTGAACCCCTTTTTAGTGGGATACTCAATGTGGCCAAGACCTTGGCTCAACGTAAGAGAATGCAGAatggtttattttaatttacgtTTGAATCACAATTTATAATGTTAAAATGATACAACACCATCTGTGCAATGAATGAAGGTTCGATGATGAATaagttaattagaaatataatgtATCTCAGTTTGGAAATTTGGTTGTAAAGGTTGACAAAATCAAAGTGACACCAACAACAAGGAATCGTGGTCCAACTTTGATTTATCACCGTATAATCAAATCCAGTTGTTGCAGTGAAGCCAGAGACGGATGGTGCCCACCTTCGACATTGCGTCAGGTGTCCGCCAGTGTGACTTGGAGTCCCTCAACGCGACTGTTGCCTCAACGACAACCAGCGATGGAGCAGCACGTGTGCATGTCGAGCCAAGGCCAGCTGTACTCGTGCTGGTACAGCGAGCTCCACAAACCCGTCCAGCCTTGTCTGCTATTATCCTGGGTTCCACAGGTTTGTTTCCAGTGTGTTCAGGTCCGAGTACCTGCATACAAGACATTTAAATAACTTTGACTGtacacatactgtactgtatatattaacAATTGTATAGACTTGAcagtaaaattacacatttactttctggacttaaatacATTTCTGTGCctgtatcatcattattattatttagacagGACTTCAGTCAttattgattcattttttaaaaactcagTCTCAATCTGGCACGTCTTCAAACGAGCGACTTGAACGAAAACGACTGTGAGTGGAAGAAGGACGTTCCAAAACAGTGCATCCTCTGACTTGTAGAAGTACGCTAGTCTAGTTGGTATCAGCAGTGACCAGTCCTCGACTGACTGGCCAGCTAACAGCCAAGCATTGTTGAGAAGTTACTATCATAAGAATGCTGAGATTATTAGACTTGACCAGATCATTGATTTGGTAACGTTAACTTATTATCATGAGTTAACCAACCTTAAGTAAGGATGGGAACAGTCATACTTTGAAGGTCGTCATGCCACGACGAGACAGGCCGCTGAAATGAATCTAACGCTTAATAATACACTTGTTTGATCTAAATATAGCGTCCTCTCCTGGTTAGAGCCTATGCTGGTTTCAGTATCCTTGCATTGTTCCGAGCTTCTCCGAAACTCCGACACTCCAAAACTGAATTAATTTGACCATCATGTTGTTGAAATATCTCCATGGTTACCGGCCCAGTCGTGACGTGGGGGTGACGTGAGCTACGCTAGCCTGGtaatttgacaaagatcagaatgttttttgtttagtttgatcGGCAGACATTTTAACTAAATGTTGTATTCAGGCAAACGTCCTCATATCAATTTGCACAAATAAATTGCATTTATTTCGGACTATTTTGTTACTTTAAGCCAAGTGTTTAttaccatattttttatttacttttgttctttttaattgACGTGTTGTTTTGGAGATGTGTTGGTTTGTGTCGTATTGTTTTAgtaatattgagaaaaaaaaagaaaaaaaaagatgggtgGTGCGAttttcccatgatgcaacgcgagTTTATGTATTCCTCCCGGAAGCGGTTGTCGACGTCATAGTTTGAATGGCGTGTGAGAGGGAATGCgtgttgtgtgcgtgtttatggTTGAGTGCGAGTATGAGTACGAATGCGTGTGATTTTTATCCAAAAACCTACACACTGATCTTATTTGATCTGGTCGGAGTTGTGGCCCGACTGTGACCGGAAGTGATAGGAAAACCCGCTCGCTTAGCCTCCGTGGCGATGGGCATCAGGCTTGAGTTCAACCTTCAGGGCCTCCACGCTTTCAAGTTGTGGTCAGAGGTGATGAATTGATCAGATATACTAGTTCGGAGTGCGTTTGGTTTCTTTCCAAACTCCACGACGGACAATGAGTAAAGAGGCGATTCTGATCTAACCACAACGAAAGAAATGAAATCAAACTTAAGATTAtagctagctaagctagctGAGAGTTAGCTTATTGTCATTGCGTGAATGTGTCGAAAAGAAGTAGAACACAAATGTGCTTCGGGTTCAAGATGGTAAACGGACTTTCAGATGATAGGTATATGTGTTTTAATTGTTAacaacaataatgtaataaacaCGACTGCGTCTCCGTTGTTTTCCATCGTGAACGTCTACCGCCACATGCTGGACTGGGATGTACTTGCAAGTGTGTAAAATGGGTGCAAAGCATTTCCGGCACCCCGGAAATTCCGGAAAGCGGAAGTGTTTGAAAgcgttatataaataaagatgacttggctTATAATCACACATAAGATTGTTTTACCCAGGTATTCAATTACAATATCAATTTTTACACtcgacaattacaaaatcagcataattgtaaaaaaagattgttaatttaaaaaaaaaaatagtttaaatttatacatttgcaccgtttttaaattttaaaataactaatttaatacacttTAAATATAGTGTTacaaataatttcatttgtcttgatattttttatttgttttttacgtttaaaacaaaatgttttgtccCAAAAAGTAAATGATCGtcttactgcacagtgcacatgctgcactccaacttcaagtttttgccaacataagtaaatacatatatatgtaattatacattttgtttggtccacaaggcaaggcaagtttatttgtatagcacatttcatacacaaggcaactcaatgtgctttacatgaggaaagacaacacataagcatcaagaaacagtagttaacattcagaggaaaaaaataaataaaaataggttacaaaatgtacttaaaaaaaaggagcttaaataattagtgttttaaaaaaaaattggtctcaatatttttaaatgtgcaaacattttcttgttttgtagcagaaaataaatgatcgtccttttgcacagtgcacaagctgcactccaagtttttgccaacatatatatatatatatatatatatatatatatatatatatatataataaatttatttgcttaatgcttaaacatttttgtcttgttttgtaccaaaaaaaataaataatcgtgattattttattttatttttttcataatcgagcagccctgccATCAAATTACTTCATGTATTGGTAAAGCTGCCCTAGTTGGAATACAAATACTGTCATCTAGTggcggttttattttatttattttttttttttaaattgcgccCGACAACAACTACGAATCCTCATATAGGGCCTTGGACCACTTACAATGGCAATCTAAATATAAATGAGAACACCTGTATCATCAACATATTTATAAGAGAAGAAATTGAGTTGATGTGAGAAAAATATGGTGGCACACTGCAACTAGATTGTGGGTATTCACATTTGCTAAAGCAAAAGCTAATTATACTTCAGTTGATATTTCAAGATATACATGTTTTGCTTTCGAACCGCAGAAGTCTGAGACGTTATTAAATTGTGTCACTCCCCCCATTCAATGTGTTCATTTATTTGATGTAGCGCTCGAATTACGTAATAACACGTCTGTGCCTTTAAGTGAACCTTGACGCTTGAATGAAGTGCGGCCATTCATAAAAACAGAACCTAAGAGCGCTCCcctatctgattggttgtgtttGACTGACAGATTTGGATGGCCAATGGGAAGGGAGCACTGGGATCGGCTCACACCGAGCGCGGAGGAGTCTCCATTGAGAAAAATCTGCAGTCGCGTTTTTATTCGAAGCTCTGCGGGGAATGTAGGTGTAGAAACACAGGTCGAGTTTAACTCTGACACAGTTGAACAACTAATTTTGCCAGGTGAGACGTGCGgtatatcatttttttcccattctttttattttacaatcacGCCTTGGCCCTTCGTTGAAGCAGTTGCGGTTAAAGTCGTTCGCCATTTTCTGACGGAGAAACAAGAGTGCGTCCATTTGTTTTAAACTGCTTATCTGTCACCACAGCGCGACCGCACTTTGTGACCGTGTTTTCTCCGGAATGCTTTGTGTCAACCCTACGCGCGTGCGTgtaaataatgacaaaaataatggcGAGCTGCACCAACCTCATCATCCACTCACGCCAGGATCAAGTTTCACTTCACTGTGGAAAACAACACGACCCCGCCCATCGCCGCATCAACTTCATTCGCACTTTTTGTTGATGACCGCAGGAATGTTATGGCTTAAAATTCACGTTACAATAAGAGAATGCTTTATATGTACAGGATGCACAATCTCGACACTCTTTTCGTAAACAAGCCCTCTCATGTGTATTTATTCCAGGGTGACGACTTCTGCAACATGGACTGCTTTCATGACCAACAGGTCCCCTTTGTGGTACCGGAGAGTGTGAGTTTGGAGCACAAGTTGCTATTTTGTTGTCTCGAATGAATGAACGGATGACAATTGATGGCCTAAATCTTGCTGTTTGTGCACAGACATGTCCATCAGACGGAAAAGAGCCATGTCTCAATGACAGGAAGAGGAAGTTCATGGATGCTGGCTTGGATCAAGACACAGAGGGTATGGCCACTAAGTTTTAATTATATCCCCGAAATCTGAAGAAGGTGCGAGAATTGTGGGGTAAAAATACTTTGTTCGGTGTTTGCATGTCCACAAATTGTATTTCTGGATTTCAGAACTTTTCCAAGATCTCAGCCAGCTTCAGGAAATCTGGATAGCAGAAGGTAAAGCACAAGGCATTATGGGACATGTAAGCATTGACTTCCTGGTGTAttatgatgttttgttttattattattattatttttgcttcttGCTTCCACAGCTCAGGCTCCTGATGATGAACAGTTTGTCCCAGATTTCCAGTCCAGTAACTGTGAGTAGATCATTGAAGCTTTTACATACAGCACCGGTACATAAAACCCATTTAAGGGAGAAATTATGACTTTACTCTGCAAATTAAAACAATTCCAAGGAATCTTAACAAGTTTGGGCGGTGCTCttgtaaaaaaataccccagtgAGAAACATCTTCTCTTGCTGAAATGACCCTGAAAATGGTGGTGTGGTGTTTGCAGCAATGTTTCAAGTGCCGCCAGTCAGCAAAGTGAAGCGAGAGCCCAGCCCAACCGAAGATCTGTCCCCTTGCAGGACACGTCACAGCGACAGGTAGGACGCCTCCCAGGAAAGACAACTTGGGTTGAGGAGGGAAGAGTCTGAAACGTCATCCTTCCCTCCACAGTGCCCGTGACGGGAAAGCGGTTGAGCAGCGGCGGCTCGCTAACAATCCCACCAGGCAGGTGTCCAGCTGccccacccaccaccaccaccaacaacaacacatgCTGGAGGGCAATCAAAGCCATCAATTTGCGTTGCCACATCCTCCCGTTGGCTGCCTTGCTGCAGTTTCAGAGCAGAGGTGAGTGCAAATgcttaaatagaaaaaaaacaaacacgtaaAGTCCCCACTAAATGTTTagcaagtcaagtcatccaatcaaaacaagtgttttttcacagatcataaaacaaaaatgtcgcACCTGACagtatgaaattattattaccatatctgTAGGgctgattttgtccagttaaagcagtgcttctcaaatagtggggagTAGTTGAGTCTCCATCAAGCGTTTAACCTTGggtaacatgcttttttattttttttatttttattttttttactgtcctagaataaagtgcaattgcacctccactacattagggggcagtagcgctctcattattggcagagtgtgcgcagggagcattcgctcggtgttttttatttatttattttaattttattattattatttttttactattttatacCATAAACTGcattgtatactgtttaccatagataaaaaagggtagaaatagacaatgttttattttaatagaagatatcctatctaaaatgatgaaaaaaatgtgcttgctttctttggacccgtgattaggggctaatacacgatgcaaaacttaaaaaaaaaacaaaaaaaaaacatatatgtcatatttgagtaaataacaatgaacaggtctgctccaaacgaactttgaacacgaatgtgctccggaggaagcatcctgggcattcgagttagctcggctcccgagtgagtcgcgttcaggtacgctcagcttttttcagtttggtcgagagccgattttttttttttggatgagttctgagacataaaattctaaaatgttctggtcgaaaaccgatttggtcgagaacagaagcgttcgaaaaccgaggttttgACTGTATTATGAATCCCAGTATTCGACTTTTGAGTaaaacatgccattttcaaaaaatgctttaaaaaaaaaaaagccagtgtTTTGAACGGCTCTTTTACTCGAACGGCTCCCCTGAAAGAGCCAAAAGTCCCATCACAGCCTGCACTGAAGACAGACATACTGCTGGTCATAATTTCACTGAAGACGTCACAGGGTCTCTTAAAGGGGCAGTTGCCAAAAAATGACAGCAAGGTGGACAGCAATTTCATAGACACATGCAAAATTTTCAATATGATTGTGAGAATAGAACGTACACAATCAAAAGACTTGTTTTtccaagtaatttttttttttaagatgcttGATTGTATAAGTTAATATTTGATGGGTAACTTggcaggcactccagagacccAACGATTAGTATGCATGAAAATCATCTTAAGCGTGAAGATAACTTACAGTAGAGGTTCCGCTGTATTTACCAGTATGTACATCTGCAAATGTCCTCTCAGGTTTCAGCGGCAGATGTCAGAACCATGTTTGTCCTTTCTACCGGCAAAGAAAACCGCCAAGTTGGCCTTCCCTCACTCACGCCCGCCGTTGTATCAGCGCCACCTGTCCGAGCCTCTGGTTCCGGTCCGTGGCGGAGGCGTTTGCAAACAGGAGACAGTGGATCCGCGTTACCCGGAGGCGATGGCGTGCGGCCCGAGCACGGCGGGCTTCGGCCACATCGCCGTCAAACAGGAGCCAAGGGACTTTAGCTTGGACGCAGGTGTGTGACGAACTGGGTCGCcacaaatcaatttttttgccTTAAGTTTGATAAAAGTCACCTTTCACTTTTTGGTGTCTTGTAGAGGTTCAAACCTGCCGCTCATCACCCTTCGGCAAAACGTCAGCCTTGTACCCGCCTGGCGGCGCAGGTGAGTGCGGGTCTGTTTTCGTCCTCACTCATGTTTCGTTGTGGATTTCATCTCATTCTCCACTGGCAGGTTTTGCCGGTGACGCCAAAGCTCAGTTCTACTACGACGACGCTTGTGTCGTGCCGGACAAACTGGAAGGTAAGAGCGAAGATGTGACACGTGTGACACTTTGATTCTGACTAAagtagtgcttctcaaatagtgggccGGGCCACCCCAGGGGGCCGCAAGGCTCCATCAAGGAGGGCGCTTATGACCTCGGGGAacgtgcttttttatttttttattttgatgtttttttttactgtcctagaataaagtgcaattgcacctccactacattagggggcagtggcgctctcattattggcagagtgtgcgcaggggagcattcgctcgatggtgttggggttttgtttgcactaatataagcatgcgcgctttgtacacagcaaaaaaaaaaaaaaaaatcatcacaaattattttatatatttttgttttgcaggttaaaggttttttttttttggtttttttcaaaaatgtcgcACCTGACagtatgaaattattattaccAAATCTGTCGGGCTGATTTTGTCCActtaaagcagtgcttctcaaatagtggggtgcccccatccccccctacccggggggggggggcttcatcaaggggggcgcgtttgacctcggggaacatgcttttttattttttcatttcatttggattttttttttttctgtcctagaataaagtgcaattgcacctccactacattagggggcagtggcgccctCATTATTGGCAGTGTGCGcacggtggtgtaggggttttgtttgcactgagcatgcgcgctttgcacacagcaaaaaaataaataaaaaatcagcacaaattattttatttatttttgttttgcatgttaaagtttttttttttttttttttttttttaatattgtgttcctgagttaatgttggtgatcagtttgaatgcattattatttattgattttatgtcattttatttttccgtatcatatggtttgacgtggtcagtcaaaaaaaatgtttatagtttaattaaggatttaattttatttttgaatttcagatgcactttaaatcttttctgtttcggttaataaagctattctttgttgtaagttgggccatatttcttcttcttttttttatttttattctcttagtcgttaatacggatacagtgttatgcacagGTGTGCTTatcacaattttatagacaaatgatactatttatagtcgggggggcatgacagaaaataattgagaagcactggactAAAGTGTCTTTGTTCCTCAATTCCAGGTAAAATGAAGCCGCATGGTTTGCCTTACCAGCGTCGCGGCTCCCTGCAGCTGTGGCAGTTCCTGCTCACGCTGCTGGACAACCCGGCCAACGCGCATCTGATTGTGTGGACTGGACATAATATGGAATTCAAACTCATTGATTCGGAGGAGGTTCGTCATCTTCTGGCGGCGCGTGGTCCTGAAATCCCAACGTGAGTGGTTTTCATGTCATCTCGTCCCGATCCAGGTGGCTCGGCTCTGGGGCATCCAGAAGAACCGACCCGCCATGAACTACGACAAGCTGAGCCGCTCGCTCAGGTACTACTATGAGAAGGGCATCATgcagaaggtaaaaaaaaaaaaaaaaaaggtcacaaattGAGAAATGGTGCCGTGACCCGGACGTCAACGCCGAGCGCTCAGCTTCTCTCTTCTGATTGGCTCCTCCGGCAGGTTGCCGGGGAGAGATACGTTTACAAGTTTGTGCGCGACCCAGAGGCCCTCTTCTCCTTGGCATTCGCAGACAAACACAGGCCCGGCGGTCCAAAGTCCGACCCTGACGCCCTCCCACTCGAGGACGATGGCGTGACTCTGCCCCcgtacgaggaggaggaggggccgTACCTGGCGGACGGAGGCGAGCGGTGCATTC is a genomic window of Festucalex cinctus isolate MCC-2025b chromosome 2, RoL_Fcin_1.0, whole genome shotgun sequence containing:
- the LOC144013409 gene encoding ETS translocation variant 5-like isoform X1; this translates as MDCFHDQQVPFVVPESTCPSDGKEPCLNDRKRKFMDAGLDQDTEELFQDLSQLQEIWIAEAQAPDDEQFVPDFQSSNSMFQVPPVSKVKREPSPTEDLSPCRTRHSDSARDGKAVEQRRLANNPTRQVSSCPTHHHHQQQHMLEGNQSHQFALPHPPVGCLAAVSEQRFQRQMSEPCLSFLPAKKTAKLAFPHSRPPLYQRHLSEPLVPVRGGGVCKQETVDPRYPEAMACGPSTAGFGHIAVKQEPRDFSLDAEVQTCRSSPFGKTSALYPPGGAGFAGDAKAQFYYDDACVVPDKLEGKMKPHGLPYQRRGSLQLWQFLLTLLDNPANAHLIVWTGHNMEFKLIDSEEVARLWGIQKNRPAMNYDKLSRSLRYYYEKGIMQKVAGERYVYKFVRDPEALFSLAFADKHRPGGPKSDPDALPLEDDGVTLPPYEEEEGPYLADGGERCIQGLGFPESCLY
- the LOC144013409 gene encoding ETS translocation variant 5-like isoform X2, whose amino-acid sequence is MDCFHDQQVPFVVPESTCPSDGKEPCLNDRKRKFMDAGLDQDTEELFQDLSQLQEIWIAEAQAPDDEQFVPDFQSSNSMFQVPPVSKVKREPSPTEDLSPCRTRHSDSARDGKAVEQRRLANNPTRQVSSCPTHHHHQQQHMLEGNQSHQFALPHPPVGCLAAVSEQRFQRQMSEPCLSFLPAKKTAKLAFPHSRPPLYQRHLSEPLVPVRGGGVCKQETVDPRYPEAMACGPSTAGFGHIAVKQEPRDFSLDAEVQTCRSSPFGKTSALYPPGGAGFAGDAKAQFYYDDACVVPDKLEGKMKPHGLPYQRRGSLQLWQFLLTLLDNPANAHLIVWTGHNMEFKLIDSEEVARLWGIQKNRPAMNYDKLSRSLRQTQARRSKVRP
- the LOC144013409 gene encoding ETS translocation variant 5-like isoform X3; amino-acid sequence: MFQVPPVSKVKREPSPTEDLSPCRTRHSDSARDGKAVEQRRLANNPTRQVSSCPTHHHHQQQHMLEGNQSHQFALPHPPVGCLAAVSEQRFQRQMSEPCLSFLPAKKTAKLAFPHSRPPLYQRHLSEPLVPVRGGGVCKQETVDPRYPEAMACGPSTAGFGHIAVKQEPRDFSLDAEVQTCRSSPFGKTSALYPPGGAGFAGDAKAQFYYDDACVVPDKLEGKMKPHGLPYQRRGSLQLWQFLLTLLDNPANAHLIVWTGHNMEFKLIDSEEVARLWGIQKNRPAMNYDKLSRSLRYYYEKGIMQKVAGERYVYKFVRDPEALFSLAFADKHRPGGPKSDPDALPLEDDGVTLPPYEEEEGPYLADGGERCIQGLGFPESCLY